The following are from one region of the Gottschalkia purinilytica genome:
- a CDS encoding uracil-DNA glycosylase, translating into MKKTKLQELNKTIKDAFKEKDIVLGNGDENSTIILIGEAPGAKEVELKEPFVGQAGKHLTKFLEILKIDRKDLYITNTVKFRPTKDSAKTGKPINRAPSKDEINMFKDYLFDEIHIVNPKVIVTLGNVPLKTVLQNEGATIGELHGKDIEINLQEKEYYLFPLYHPAAVIYKQDLKETYENDLRNLSEFLDKLLTRV; encoded by the coding sequence TTGAAAAAAACTAAACTACAAGAGTTAAATAAAACTATAAAAGATGCATTTAAAGAAAAAGATATTGTTTTAGGAAATGGGGATGAAAACAGTACTATCATATTAATAGGTGAAGCACCAGGAGCCAAAGAGGTAGAGCTTAAGGAACCATTTGTAGGGCAAGCTGGTAAACACTTAACAAAATTTCTAGAAATATTAAAAATAGATAGAAAAGATTTGTATATAACTAATACTGTTAAGTTTAGACCTACTAAAGACAGTGCAAAAACAGGAAAACCTATAAATAGAGCTCCTAGTAAAGATGAAATTAATATGTTTAAAGATTACTTATTTGATGAGATACATATAGTGAATCCTAAAGTTATAGTTACATTAGGAAATGTTCCACTAAAAACAGTATTACAAAATGAAGGGGCTACAATAGGGGAGTTACATGGAAAAGATATAGAAATTAATTTACAAGAAAAAGAATATTACTTATTTCCACTATACCATCCTGCTGCAGTTATATATAAACAAGACTTAAAGGAAACATATGAAAATGATCTTAGAAATCTATCAGAGTTTTTGGATAAGTTATTAACTAGAGTTTAA